In Desulfovibrio sp. Fe33, the genomic window ACGGCCTCACCCGCCGTTAGCAAAAAAAGCGTGGGGGATTCACCCCCACGCTTTTTTTTGCCTCACTTCCCCTTTTCGCGCAGCACGCCGCGAAGCGAAAAAATCCCGCGCCGAAGGCGCTACCAGGGGATGCAAGGGTGCGAGCCCTTGCCCGCCGGAGGCGAAATCACCCGACTATTGCCGCGAAGCGGCTTTCACAACCTGATTCCCATAAAAGGGCAGCAATCTGCCCGCCGGAGGCCTTTCCTCCCCTCTACGCCAACGCGCGCTCCCTGATTTTGTCGAGACGGGCCAGGTAGTCGGCGCGGTAGAACGGGCCGTTGGAGGTGAAGGCTTCGGCTGCCGGGCGGTGGGTGTCGCAGAAGGTAGCCATGAGCGGATTCCTGAAAATGCGTCCGTAGGCGCGGATCATGTGCAGGGTGTTGTGGCAGACGGGCATGAACTCGCCGGACGCGGCGAGCAGGGGCGTCCGGTCGCGGCCGAGGTCCATGAAGAAACTGGCCACGGCCTCGGCCCAGGGATAGTTGCTTTCGGTGGCGAACCTGTCGATGACGGCCTCATCGTCCAGAAGGGCGGGTTTCCATGGCCGGCTCCATTCCGTGGGCACGGTTTCGTCCGCTTCATACCGAATCTCCCCGTCTTCCATGAAATCGGCGACCTTGCGGGCCAGCGCGGCCCACATGGGGCCGATGTGCTCCACGTCGCGGGAGGCGATCAGTCCGACCACGGTGTTGTCGCGTTCCTCCAGTTCCAATTTGAGGAAGGGGCAATGGGCCTCTATGCCCTCGTCCGTTTCCCGCCAGATACCGCCGAAAACGCGGTTCACGTCGAGAATGCGCACGTCCAGTTCGCGTTCCCATACCGCGTAATGGGCCGGGGCCTCGCGGCTCAGCCGGTTCCAGTTCTCCAGGTAGGAGTGCGGGACGGGCCCGAAGGCGGGGTAGTGGTTGAGGCGGGCGGTGACCAGTATGGGCGTTTCCGGGAACTGTTGTCGGACCAGGGCCAGGAACCGGCCGAATCGTTGGAGGTACGAAGCCGGGTTGGGGCCAATGGGGCGGCATTGCTCGCTGATCCAGGCGGCCAGGTCCGGCCTGCCCGCGAAGGCCGCCGGGTTCATGTGGAAGATGAAGCCCTCGTTGTGCAGGAAGAGCGGGGCGGTTTCGTGGAACAGGTTCAGGACCAGAAGTTCGGGCGTGTCGTGGCTGCCGGGCAGTTCGAACTGGTATTCCGGCAGCCGTCCGTTGAAGATGTCCACCGCGCCATGCGGACTGGCCTGCCGCGTAAGCTCGGGCGGAATCCCGCCGGGGTGGCTGGCATGGGTCATGGGCGAAGCGAGGGGCCGGTGGGCGGCGGGCAGGCCGAGAGCGGCCACGGCCTTGCCGAGGAATTCCATTTGACAGTTGCCCAGAAAGTGCAGCATTCTTATCCTCGCGAAATCGTTAACGTCATCGTTTCATACGCAGCAAAAAGCCGCAGGGCAAGCCATGGCCAAACTGACCATTGAAACCTTCATTCTCGGCCCGGACGAGACCAACTGCCACCTGGTGAGCCTGGGCGGCAACGCCGTGGTCTTCGACGTTGGCCTGGAGCCCGGCCGTCTTATAGAGCGCATCACGGCTCTCGGCTTGAATCTGGAAGCCGTGTTCCTGACCCATTTCCATATTGACCATATCGGCGGGGTCAAGGAACTGCTTGAGGCCCATCCCGCGCCCGTCTACGCCAGCCCTGAGGACGAGTTCCTGAAGGAGCTTTCCTTCGAGGCTGGCGGCAACCGGGAATTTGTTCCCTACATCGACTTCGCCTATACCCCCATCGGGCCCGGCAGACGCACCGCGCTGGCCCAGCCGCTGTTCGTGCTGGACACCCCCGGCCATACGCCGGGCGGCCTGTCCTATTTCTTTCCTTCCGCCGGGTGCGTTTTCGTGGGCGACCTGCTGTTCATGATAGCGGTGGGACGGACCGACCTGCCGCGCGGCAGCTCCTCGGCTCTGCTTGGCTCCATCCGTTCCCGCATCTTCACCCTGCCCGGGGACACCCGCGTCTATTCGGGCCACGGCCCCATGACCACGGTGCGCCACGAGAGGGAAAACAACCCGCATTTCATATTCAGTTGATCGCGAAGGGTGATTTTCCCGCCCGAGGAGCCTTTCGCGTCGCCTTTGTTCGCGTGAGGACTTGATTCAACGGAAGATCGAAGGCATAGAGGCGGTAAGGGCCGTTGATCCGGCTCGCTTCGTTTCGAGGTCCGGAACAAAGGAGATTCGCCGTGCCTGCTAAAATCATGTCCGTCGTGTTGGTTTGTCTTCTGGCTTTGGCTATGGTCCCGCCATGTGCGGCCGAGGAGGGGGAAGACGTTTCCAAGTGGGGCGTCGTCACCGGGCAGACCCGGCTGTATTATTTCACCCAGCGGAACAAGACCACAGGCGATGATTACGACAACATCAAGGAATCATTTGCGATAGGCGGTTATCTCAAATACGAGACCCCGTGGCTGGGCGACCACTTCGGCGCGGCCGCCGCTCTGTACGGCACCGCGCCCGTGACCGCCGAGCTCAACCAGGAGAACCAGGGCGGAACCGGGCTCCTCACCCCGGATAACGAAGGGTTCGCGGTCCTGGCCGAGGCGTATTTCAAGGTCCGTTTCGAGCAGTCCGAAGCGCGGTTCTGGCGGCAGCGCATCGAGACCCCGTTCATCAACGGCAACGACAGCCGTATGCTTCCCCAGACCTTTGAGGCCTATGGGTTGAAATCCTCGGACATCGAGACCCTGGAGTGGTCGCTTTTCTGGGTGGACAAGGAGAAGGGCCGCGACACGGACCTGTTCAAGTCCATGACCGAGATGGCCGGGCTGGACAATCGGGGCGGCGTGCTGATGGCCGGGGCCGACTGGACGCCGGAAAAGGCGCTGCCCATGCGGTTCTGGAATTATTACGCCCCCGACTTGGACAACACCTTTTTCACGCAGATCAAGTACGCCTTCGGCGATCCCGAGGGGGTGCGCTACAGCCTGCTCTTCCAGGGGGTGGATCAGCGCAGCGTGGGCGATCAGTTGGGCGGGGACTACACCACGGGCGAACTCGGCCTCATGGGTTCCGTCACGTTCGCCGGAATCACCTTCGAGCTCGGCGGGACCGCGGTGGACGGCTCCAAGGGAATCCGCAATTCCTGGGGCACTTATCCGTTCTTCAACAACCTGATGGCCTACGCCTTCGACAGGGCCGGGGAAAAGACGCTATATCTGGGGCTGGCCTATGACTTCGCGCGTATCGGCGCCAAGGGTTTTTCCGCCAACATCAAGACCGGTTTTGGCGACACGCCGGACTCCGGCCGCAACGCCTCCTTCGACCGCAACGAGTACACCCTGAACCTGAATTACGCCTTTGATGGCGATCTCAAGGGGTTGTCCATTCTCAACCGCTGGTCCTATCAGGACGCGGACGAGGATCTGGGCGGCAAGGACGGCTTCCAGGTACGGCTCCGCCTGCAATACGATTTCCAACTGCTCTAGCGGGCGCAAGCGGCGCGCATGACGCAAAAAGCGCTTCATGTTCATTGCTTTATTTATTATGTTGAAGACGGCTGGCTTCCATAACCCCCCGAGGTTCGACAGATGGCAGAAGAAAGCGTTCCGGTGAAGGAAGAGACGGCGGTTGCGCCCGAAGTGCATGAAGCGGCGAAAAAGTTGCTGACCCGGCGGTTCAGGTTCATCCGGAAGCCGGACGAATCCCTGAAGCGGCTGGCGCGGCTCGGGGTCAAGCGTGTGGCGGCGGACATGGCCGCCCATCCGCAACGCTATCGTGAGCCTGAGCCGGAAGAGCCCCTGCCCGAGGTCAAGCCGCTGGACCCCTTGGACATCCTGCGCAAGGATCACCAGCTTCCGGCCCTGCCCCAAGTCTTTCTGGAATTGCAACAGGCCATCGGCTCCCGCTCCACCTCGGCCGACGACCTGGCCGAGATCATCAGCCAGGACCCCGGCCTGACCGCCTTTCTTCTGCGCATGGTCAATTCCGCCTTCTACTCCCTGCCCATGCAGATCGACACCATTTCGCGCGCCGTCACCGTGGTCGGCGTGAACCAGCTTTCCACCCTGGCCGTGGGCACTTCGGTCATGTCCCTGTTCAAGGATGTGCCTGCCGACGTCATCGACATGGAGCAGTTCTGGAAACATTCCATCTGCTGCGGCCTCATCGCCCGGCGGCTGTGCCGCATGTCGGGCAAGGGCGACCCGGAGCGGGCTTTCGTTTCCGGCTTGCTGCACGATATCGGCCAGCTCATCCTCCTACAGGTCGAGCCGGAGCGGGCCACGGCCGTCCACGCCCACGCGCGGGCCAAGGACGCGGTGCTGTTCGCCGAGGAAAAGACCCTGCTCGGGTTCGATCATGCCACCTTGGGGGGAATGCTGCTGCGCAAGTGGAACTTCCCCTACGTCCTGGTTTCCGCCGTGCTCGAACATCATCATCCCAAACTCGGGCACAAGGAGGCGGAACCCCTTCTGGTGCACTGCGCCGAGACCCTCGCCACCGGCCTGGGCGTCGGTTCCAGCGGTGAGTTCTTTGTCCAGCCGCCGTCGCCGGAGGCGTGGGCGTCCATGAACTTCACCCCGGAACAGATGGACGAGATGGTCGAGGACTTGGACGAGGAATTGGAGGAGGCGTTCTCCATTCTCCTGGACCGGTAGCTACCCTTCGGAAACGGGCTGTCCCCGCTTCGGACGTCGGTCTCCCGCGCGTCGTGTTTGACAACTTTCGCGCCAGGCCGTAGATGTTCCGACCGAACCCGAATCAACGGAGGTTTTGCCATTGCGTGAAAAAGTGGAAGCCGTGCTGGACAAGGTCCGGCCCATGCTGCAGGGCGACGGCGGCGATGTGGAATTGGTGGAAATCACCGATTCCGGTATCGTCAAGGTTCGCCTGACCGGAGCCTGCAAGGGATGTCCCATGTCCCAGATGACTCTCAAGAACGGCATAGAACGGATTATCCTCAAGGAAATCCCCGAAGTGAAAGGCGTCGAAGCCGTATAGCGGCGCAGATGCCTCCAGCCGCCCCATCCCCTTTTCCTTACTAAGCTTTTTGGGTCGCTTCGCGAGGGGAGGCGGAGAGCATCGGATAGACATATTGCCTAAATTAGAAACCCTGCCGCATTCGCACCATCCGCGAGGCGGCGATAAAAGTTTTGGAGATTCTTAAGAACCTTTTTCAAAAGGGTCTTAAGCCGCCGGAGGCATTCTCATGACCAAGATCGTTTCCCGTTTCGCGCCGAGCCCGACCGGGTTCCTGCATATCGGCGGTGCCCGCACCGCACTGTTTTCCTGGCTCCTTGCCCGGTCCATGGGCGGGGAATTTCGTTTGCGCATCGAAGACACGGACCGCGAGCGGTCCACCCAGGAGGCCACGGACGCCATCATCGACTCCATGCGCTGGCTCGGCCTTGAACACGACGGTGAGATCGTCTTCCAGTCCGACCGTTCCGATCGGCACAACGAGGTCATCGACCAGCTCATCGCCTCGGGCCACGCCTACTACTGTCAGTGCAGCAAGGAGGACGTGGACGCCATGCGTGAAAAGGCCATGCAGGAAGGCCGCAAGCCCAAGTACGACGGCACCTGCCGCGAAAAGGGGCTGACTTCGGGCGTGGTCCGGCTCAAGGCTCCGCTGGAAGGAGCCACCGGATACAAGGACATGGTCAAGGGCTTCATCTCGGTGGAGAACTCCGAGATGGACGACATGATCCTGCGCCGCACGGACGGAACGCCCACCTACAACCTGGCCGTGGTGGTGGACGATCACGACATGGGAGTGACCCATGTGTTGCGCGGCGACGACCACGTGAACAATACCCCCAGGCAGATTCTCATCTATCGCGCCATGGGTTGGGACGTGCCCGAGTTCGGCCACGTGCCCATGATCCTCGGCCCGGACAAGAAGAAGCTTTCCAAGCGCCACGGCGCGCTGTCGGTCATGGAATATGAAAAGATGGGCTACCTGCCCGAGGCCGTGACCAACTATCTGGCCCGCTTGGGATGGTCCCACGGCGATCAGGAACTGTTCACCATGGACGAGATGGTCGAATTCTTCACCACCGACGGCCTGGGCAATTCCCCGTCGGTCTTCGACCTGACCAAGTTCGAATGGGTCAACGGCCAGTACATGCAGAAGGCGGACCCGGACCGTCTGGCCGGGATGCTCTGCGATTTCCTGGCCCGAGAGGTGGGCGAGGAAGAGGCCAAGTCCGTGACCCGCGAGCAGTTCGCCCGCATCGCGCCCCTGTTGCAGCCTCGGGCCAAGTCCGTGCTCGATATGCTGGAGCAGGCCCGCCCGTTCATCGTGGACGCCACGTTCCTGCCCTACGACGAAAGCGCCGTGAAGAAATTCCTGACCGACGAGACCAAGCCTCTGCTTGCGGAGATCGCTGAGCGCATGGAAGGTCTCGACGAGTTCACCGAAGCGTCCCTGGAGGAATTGCACCGGCAGTTCATCGAGGAGAAGGACATCAAGTTCAAGGTCGTCGCGCAGCCCCTTCGGGTGGCCATCACCGGCAAGACCCAGTCGCCCGGCCTGTTCGAGACCATGATCGTGCTCGGCAAGGAGCAGACGCTGTCCCGCATCAGAAGGGCGGTGGAGCTGTAGCCCGCCGCACCCGGTTGAAATATCGTGAAGGCCCCCGTCGGATATATCCGGCGGGGGCCTTCGTTTGGGGTGCTGCTCCATTAACCGTCGCGCAGTTCGTCCTTCATGGCGAGGAACGTGCTCTTATCGATCTCGCCGGACGCGTAGCGGCGTTTGAGGATTTCCTCCGGCGTTGCGGATTCCGGAGGTGTGGCTGGTTTGTGGAATAATCGCACCGAGATATATATTATCAGCCCCAGCACCAGGAATTGGATAACTCCCCCGTGGAGGAAGCTCATTGAGCCGAACCAACCGCCGGACCCTTCGCCGAATCGGAATCCCGGGCCGGAACACCAGGTTCCGAGTGAAGTCAAAAATTCCATGATCTCTCCAGAGCTTGTTTGCCTGGAAGATAGCACGGACTATGCCAAACGAGTTGTGGAGCTATTTCAGCGTGTTGAGACTAAGACGGGAGAGAAATATTGTGCAGTTGTGCAATGCTTTGCGTGCGGACTTGACGAAAAATTGCACTATGGGGGGCGGGGAGGGATGGCAGGTCAATAGACGCAAAAAAGTTGCCGCCGAAATGTTTTCGGCGGCAACTTTCGGCCATCGAAATGTGCAGCACGTTATGCTTCGGGCTTCTTGTTGGCCACGGGCTTGACCACTGCGCCGTTGCGGATGCAGCGGGTGCAGGCCTTGATGCTGACGACCTGGCCGGACTCCAACTGATGACGAACCTTCTGCAGGTTGGGCATGAAGCGGCGTTTGGTCTTGATGTGGGAGTGGCTGACGTTGTTGCCAGTCTGGGGACCCTTTCCACAAATATCGCAAACCTGGGACATTGCGACCTCCTGATGTATTCTAAGGAAATAAATCGTTTTCGTACTTGCGAACCCGCCTGGTTCTGGTAGCTTCTCCGGTCGGCGGGAGAGAATCCTTACCGAGCCCTGAAGCAAATGGCAAGGGTTTTTTTCTTGACATGGGATTTTATTACCATATAGGAAGCACCGGTTGTCCGGCCGTGGAGCCGGACCGAAGACGGAGTACGACATGGTTGAATATTGGCTGACGATCAGCGACATTGCCGCGGAGGGCGGGAACTTCACCTTCGATGACCAGGATTTCTGGCGCGAGGCGTGGCGTACGTTCAAACTGGACATCCGTCCGGGCCGCGATCTCGTGGCCGAGTATTCCGTTTTGCCCCAGTCTGACGACGGGGCGCTGGTGCGCGGCACCCTCAAGGGAGCCGTCAAGCTGGCCTGCGACCGCTGCGCCGAATTTTTTGAATACGGGATCGAAGTGGACTTCGACGCCTTCGAGCAGTTGCCCAATGGCGACGAGGACGACGGCGACCCGCGGGTGCGCGTGGAAAACGGCCAGCTCCAGCTCGACATGGGCACCATCCTCTGGGAGGAGTTCGCCCTGGCCCTGCCGTTCAAGCCCTTGTGCGGCGAATCCTGCAAGGGCGTGTGTCCCGGATGCGGGGCCAACCTCAATTCCGGCGAGTGTTCCTGCGAGCTGGATGATGGTGACGAAAGGCTTGCGGTTTTCCGCGACTTGAAGATAAAGTAACGCCCTTGCCCGGAGCTTCGGCTTCGTGCATTCGGTTGAGAACAAATCAATACGAGGTATATATCATGGCTGTCCCCAAGAAGAAAACGTCCAAGTCCCGCAAGGGTATGCGCCGCGCTCACGATAAGGTTGCCGCTCCCAACGTCATTTACTGCGAATGCGGTGAACCCACCCTGCCCCATCGCGCCTGCTCTGTCTGCGGCTCCTACAAGGGGCGTCAGGTCATTGACGGCGAAGATGCCTAGCAGCGAGGGAATCCTGGCTCCGCGCATCGCCGTGGACGCCATGGGGGGAGATTTCGGGCCCGGCATTGTCGTGCCCGCTGCGGTGGCCGCTGCGCGCGAGGGTATATCCGTCGTGCTTGTCGGAGACGCTGAGCGCGTCCGAGCCGAGCTCGGCAAGTTCGACACCAAGGGGCTGGACATAGAAATAGTCCATGCCTCTCAGGTGGTCGAGATGGACGATAAGCCCGCCGACGCGCTGAGGCGTAAAAAGGATTCTTCCATTCAGGTGGCCTGCCGCCTGGTCAAGGAAGGCAAGGCTCACGGCGTGGTTTCTGCCGGACATTCCGGCGCCACCGTGGCCTGCGGCATGTTCGTCCTGGGGCGTATCCCGGGCGTGCAGCGTCCTGCCCTGGCCGGCATCCTGCCCACCGAGAAGAACCCCGTGGTGCTCATTGACGTCGGCGCCAACGTCGACTCCAAGCCGCAGCATCTTCTCCAGTTCGGCCTTATGGCCGACGTCCTGGCCCGGCACGTCCTGGGCGTCAAGGACCCGTCCGTGGGCATTCTGTCCATCGGCGAGGAGGAGGGCAAGGGCAACGCCGCCGTTCGCGAAGCCTTCGACCTGCTCAAACGTTCGCAGATGCGGTTCATCGGCAACGTCGAGGGGCGCGATATCTTCACCGGTGAGGTGGATGTCGTGGTCTGCGACGGCTTCGTCGGCAATGTCGCCCTGAAGCTTTCCGAAGGACTGGCCCGCTCCCTGAGCCGTCTGCTCAAGGATGAGTTGAAGTCGAGCTGGCTGTCCATGCTCGGCACGCTGCTCTCCTTTGGGGCGTTCAAGCGGTTCAAGAAGCTCGTGGACTACGCCGAATATGGCGGAGCGCCCCTGCTCGGCCTTCGCGACATCGTCATCGTCGCGCACGGCAAGTCCAATGAGTTGGCTATGACCAACTGCATCCGCATGGCCGCCACCAGCGTGCGCAACAATGTGCATGGCCATCTGGCGGACGGCCTGGCCGCCCACAAGGATCTGGCGGTCAAGCCTGACAGAAACGCTGCCTGACACATCCCGCTTCCTGCGGGATGTGAAAAATCTTGCGCAGCTTGACCGCGCCATACCGTTGGCATAAACACCGATTCCATGATCAATTCCATCCTTCGCGGCTTTGGCCTGTACGCCCCTGAAAAGGTTTTGACCAACGCCGATCTTGAAAAAATCGTCGACACCACGGACGAGTGGATCACCTCTCGTACGGGGATCAAGGAAAGGCACATCGCCGCAGAGGGCGAGGCCTCGTCCGACATGGCCTACGAAGCCTCCAAGCAGGCGTTGGCCGAAGCGGGCATTGAGCCTTCCGAACTGACGCACATCGTCTGCGCCACCTTCACCCCGGATTCCATGATCCCGTCCGCCGCCTGCCGCCTGCAGGAGAAGTTCGGCATCACCGGACAGATGTGCCTGGACGTCCAGGCGGCCTGCTCCGGCTTCCTGTACGCACTCCAGACCGCTCGCGGCTACCTGTGCCTGGAACCTGACGCCAAGATTCTGGTTGTCGCCAGCGAGGTGCTCTCCCGGCGCATGAACTGGGAGGACAGGTCCACCTGCGTCCTGTTCGGCGACGCTTCCGGCGCGGCCGTGATGACCGCAGGGGAGCCCGGCGACGGTCCCGAAGTGCTGGACATCAAGCTCGCCGCCGACGGATCGCTTGGCGATCTGCTCACGGTCAACGGCGGCGGATCGGCCTATTCCTACAAACTGGGCGACGCTGTCGGTCCCGAATATTTCGTCGAGTTCCAGGGACGCGAGGTCTTCAAGCACGCCGTGCGCAGCATGACCGAGATTTCCGAGGCCATCCTGGAGCGCAACGGCCTGAGCAAGGCGGACGTGGACGTGCTCCTGCCGCACCAGGCCAACTACCGCATCATCGACGCGGTGGGGCGTCGTTTCGATATCCCCGAGGAACGCGTCTTTTCCAATATTCACAAGTACGGGAACACCTCCGCCGCGGCCATTCCCGTGGCCCTGGCCGAGGCCGTGCACACCGGGTTCATCAAGCCCGGGAATCTGGTGCTCATCCCCGCTTTCGGCGGCGGGTTCACCTGGGGCGCCGCCCTGATTCGGTTCTAGTTTTTAAACACCTGTTTGTTTGCATTTTGCGGACAAATGGGGAATAAACTTTCAGGTTACGATTCCGGGGACCGGTTTGCAGTCCTTGACCAATTGGTATATGGGGTCCTGACCACAAGAGAACGACAAGAGGGTATTAGATGAGCGATCTTCCCAAAGTAGCCCTGGTTACGGGCGGCTCCCGAGGTATCGGGCGCACCGTTTCCGAACGGCTTGCCGCAGACGGATTCGAGGTCTACCTCACCTACGTCAGCCGCCCCGAGGCTGCCGACGAGGTGGTCAAGTCCATCGAAGCCGCGGGCGGAAAGGCTCGCGCCTTTCAGCTCGACTCCGGCGACCGCGATGCCGTCGCCGCGTTCTTCAAGGACGAAATCAAGGGCAAGGTCGAACTCCAGGCCCTGGTCAACAACGCGGGCATCACCCGCGACGGCCTGATGATGCGCATGAAGGACGAGGACTGGGACAAGGTCCTCCAGATCAACCTCACCGGCTGCTTTGTCTTCCTGCGGGAAGCTTCCAAAATCATGGGCAAGCAGCGTTCGGGCCGTATCGTCAACATCACCTCCGTGGTAGGCCAGATGGGCAATGCCGGTCAGGCCAACTACTCGGCCGCCAAGGCGGGCCTCATCGGGCTCACCAAGTCCGCCGCCCGTGAGCTGGCGGGCCGCAACATCACGGTCAATGCCGTGGCTCCCGGTTTCATCCAGACCGACATGACCGCGGCCCTGCCCGAAAAGGTGGTTGAGGCCATGCTCGAACAAATTCCATTAAAAACCCTCGGGCAGTCCGAGGATATCGCGGCCGCCGTCTCCTTTCTGGCCGGTCCCGGAGCCGGGTACATCACCGGCCAGGTGCTGGGCGTGAACGGCGGCATGTACATGTAATCAAGCAAAAAACTCATTTGGTAGTGGAGGAAATTATGTCCGACGTAGCAGCGAAAGTGAAAGAGATCATCGTGGATCAGCTTGGCGTGTCCGAAGACGAAGTCGTCGAGAGCGCCGCTTTTGTCGAAGACCTGGGTGCCGATTCCCTGGACCTGACCGAGCTGATCATGGCCATGGAAGAAGAATTCGACCTGGAGATCGATGACGAAGTCGCTCAGAAGATCCTCAAGGTCGGCGACGCCATTTCTCATATCGAGAAGGCCCTCTAAGGTTTGACCGCCCAGGAAAAGACATATATTGTGAGCGTCTTACGCACCTCGTAGGTGTAAGACGCTCCTTTTATTGCACCAACCCAGACATCACGGACAGGTATTATGAACAGGGTAGTTGTCACCAGTATTGCTGCCGTCACGCCGCTTGGCAACGACGTCGAGACAAGCTGGCAGAACCTCCTGGCCGGGAAATCCGGCATTGGACAGATCACCAAGTTCGACACTTCGGACTACGCGACGACCATCGCGGGTGAGGTCAAGGATTTCGATCCCACCGAGTTTATCGGCAAGAAAGACACTCGCCGCATGGAAACGTTCACCCAGTACGCGGTGGCCGCAGCCGCAATGCTCCTCAAGAACGCAGGCTGGACCATTCCCGAGTCCGAGCGTGATCGTGTGGGCACCATCATCGGCGTTGGCCTGGGCGGCCTCGAAACTATCGAGAACTCTCACGAGAGGCTGCTCAAGCGCGGCCCCAAGAAGATTTCGCCGTTTTTCATTCCCATTCTCATCGCCAACATGGCCGCCGGCCAGGTCTCCATCGAGACCGGCGCCATGGGACCGAACATCTGTACCACCACGGCTTGCGCCTCCGGCACGCACGGCATCGGGACGGCCTACACCGATATCGCCATGGGCCGCGTCGACGCCATGATCTGCGGTGGAGCAGAATCGACCATCTCGCCTTTGGCCGTGGCAGGGTTCAACGCCATGAAGGCCCTGTCCGTGCGCAACGATGAGCCCGAGTTGGCTTCCCGTCCCTTCGACAAGGACCGTTCCGGCTTTGTCATGGGCGAAGGCTGCGGCCTGCTGCTCCTGGAGTCCCTTGAGCACGCCACGGCGCGCGGTGCGAACATCCTCGCCGAAGTCGTCGGCTACGGAGCGTCGGGCGACGCCTTCCACATGACCGCACCGCCCGAGGACGGAGCCGGTATGGCTTACGCCATGGCCGCCGCCCTGCGCGAGGCCAAGGTCGATCCTTCCAAGATCGACCACATCAACGCCCACGGCACTTCCACCTATCTGAACGACCTTTGCGAAACGCGGGCCATCAAGAAGGTGTTCGGCGACCACGCCTACGACATCAACATCTGCGCCAACAAGTCCCAGATCGGGCATTTGCTCGGCGCGGCGGGCGGCGTGGAGGCGGTTTTCTCGGTCAAGACTCTGTCCGAGGGAGTCATCCCCGGCACCCTGAACCGCGAGACCCCTGATCCTGAATGCGACCTCGACGTCTGCGCCGACGGCCCCCGGGAGATACAGGTCGAATACGCCCTGTCCAACTCCTTCGGCTTCGGCGGGACCAACGCCTGCGTTCTGTTCAAGCGGTTCGCAGGGTAACGACGAAAACAAACGGAAGGGCCGCTCAAGCG contains:
- the rpmB gene encoding 50S ribosomal protein L28, with the protein product MSQVCDICGKGPQTGNNVSHSHIKTKRRFMPNLQKVRHQLESGQVVSIKACTRCIRNGAVVKPVANKKPEA
- the gltX gene encoding glutamate--tRNA ligase, with translation MTKIVSRFAPSPTGFLHIGGARTALFSWLLARSMGGEFRLRIEDTDRERSTQEATDAIIDSMRWLGLEHDGEIVFQSDRSDRHNEVIDQLIASGHAYYCQCSKEDVDAMREKAMQEGRKPKYDGTCREKGLTSGVVRLKAPLEGATGYKDMVKGFISVENSEMDDMILRRTDGTPTYNLAVVVDDHDMGVTHVLRGDDHVNNTPRQILIYRAMGWDVPEFGHVPMILGPDKKKLSKRHGALSVMEYEKMGYLPEAVTNYLARLGWSHGDQELFTMDEMVEFFTTDGLGNSPSVFDLTKFEWVNGQYMQKADPDRLAGMLCDFLAREVGEEEAKSVTREQFARIAPLLQPRAKSVLDMLEQARPFIVDATFLPYDESAVKKFLTDETKPLLAEIAERMEGLDEFTEASLEELHRQFIEEKDIKFKVVAQPLRVAITGKTQSPGLFETMIVLGKEQTLSRIRRAVEL
- a CDS encoding MBL fold metallo-hydrolase, which gives rise to MAKLTIETFILGPDETNCHLVSLGGNAVVFDVGLEPGRLIERITALGLNLEAVFLTHFHIDHIGGVKELLEAHPAPVYASPEDEFLKELSFEAGGNREFVPYIDFAYTPIGPGRRTALAQPLFVLDTPGHTPGGLSYFFPSAGCVFVGDLLFMIAVGRTDLPRGSSSALLGSIRSRIFTLPGDTRVYSGHGPMTTVRHERENNPHFIFS
- a CDS encoding YceD family protein, whose amino-acid sequence is MVEYWLTISDIAAEGGNFTFDDQDFWREAWRTFKLDIRPGRDLVAEYSVLPQSDDGALVRGTLKGAVKLACDRCAEFFEYGIEVDFDAFEQLPNGDEDDGDPRVRVENGQLQLDMGTILWEEFALALPFKPLCGESCKGVCPGCGANLNSGECSCELDDGDERLAVFRDLKIK
- a CDS encoding SGNH/GDSL hydrolase family protein, whose amino-acid sequence is MLHFLGNCQMEFLGKAVAALGLPAAHRPLASPMTHASHPGGIPPELTRQASPHGAVDIFNGRLPEYQFELPGSHDTPELLVLNLFHETAPLFLHNEGFIFHMNPAAFAGRPDLAAWISEQCRPIGPNPASYLQRFGRFLALVRQQFPETPILVTARLNHYPAFGPVPHSYLENWNRLSREAPAHYAVWERELDVRILDVNRVFGGIWRETDEGIEAHCPFLKLELEERDNTVVGLIASRDVEHIGPMWAALARKVADFMEDGEIRYEADETVPTEWSRPWKPALLDDEAVIDRFATESNYPWAEAVASFFMDLGRDRTPLLAASGEFMPVCHNTLHMIRAYGRIFRNPLMATFCDTHRPAAEAFTSNGPFYRADYLARLDKIRERALA
- a CDS encoding OprD family outer membrane porin; protein product: MPAKIMSVVLVCLLALAMVPPCAAEEGEDVSKWGVVTGQTRLYYFTQRNKTTGDDYDNIKESFAIGGYLKYETPWLGDHFGAAAALYGTAPVTAELNQENQGGTGLLTPDNEGFAVLAEAYFKVRFEQSEARFWRQRIETPFINGNDSRMLPQTFEAYGLKSSDIETLEWSLFWVDKEKGRDTDLFKSMTEMAGLDNRGGVLMAGADWTPEKALPMRFWNYYAPDLDNTFFTQIKYAFGDPEGVRYSLLFQGVDQRSVGDQLGGDYTTGELGLMGSVTFAGITFELGGTAVDGSKGIRNSWGTYPFFNNLMAYAFDRAGEKTLYLGLAYDFARIGAKGFSANIKTGFGDTPDSGRNASFDRNEYTLNLNYAFDGDLKGLSILNRWSYQDADEDLGGKDGFQVRLRLQYDFQLL
- the rpmF gene encoding 50S ribosomal protein L32 gives rise to the protein MAVPKKKTSKSRKGMRRAHDKVAAPNVIYCECGEPTLPHRACSVCGSYKGRQVIDGEDA
- a CDS encoding SHOCT domain-containing protein; the encoded protein is MEFLTSLGTWCSGPGFRFGEGSGGWFGSMSFLHGGVIQFLVLGLIIYISVRLFHKPATPPESATPEEILKRRYASGEIDKSTFLAMKDELRDG
- a CDS encoding HDOD domain-containing protein, yielding MAEESVPVKEETAVAPEVHEAAKKLLTRRFRFIRKPDESLKRLARLGVKRVAADMAAHPQRYREPEPEEPLPEVKPLDPLDILRKDHQLPALPQVFLELQQAIGSRSTSADDLAEIISQDPGLTAFLLRMVNSAFYSLPMQIDTISRAVTVVGVNQLSTLAVGTSVMSLFKDVPADVIDMEQFWKHSICCGLIARRLCRMSGKGDPERAFVSGLLHDIGQLILLQVEPERATAVHAHARAKDAVLFAEEKTLLGFDHATLGGMLLRKWNFPYVLVSAVLEHHHPKLGHKEAEPLLVHCAETLATGLGVGSSGEFFVQPPSPEAWASMNFTPEQMDEMVEDLDEELEEAFSILLDR
- a CDS encoding NifU family protein, which produces MREKVEAVLDKVRPMLQGDGGDVELVEITDSGIVKVRLTGACKGCPMSQMTLKNGIERIILKEIPEVKGVEAV